From Phycodurus eques isolate BA_2022a chromosome 13, UOR_Pequ_1.1, whole genome shotgun sequence, a single genomic window includes:
- the pif1 gene encoding ATP-dependent DNA helicase PIF1 isoform X2, producing the protein MCGGEDGGAQLQCCVTTEHLNASGQATRRQVIRKASVLLGRNEFQELILRVHDGKVPQNYSLKKFKLFTRFARDGKCTVKLLPENIQVLLSNCPPDQLSLFLRTLSIKHQAGLSGKTLSTREKLKAGLPRSFEAISPLQQKDIQKVNELRSNVVPKGLSDHTNRPAGAGQQVKRSRSDCIFSPVKANPSKKPALSLPTRKLSKGQAAVLNAVLSGKNVFFTGSAGTGKSFLLKRILGSLPPKSTFATASTGVAACHIGGTTLHNFAGIGSGSAPLEQCIELAQRPGVLQHWTGCRHLVIDEISMVDAAFFDKLESVARSVRRSTEPFGGIQLIICGDFLQLPPVSKGKEKARFCFQARCWRKVIQVNLELTEVRRQTDQTFISLLQAVRVGRATEEVTNQLIASAYRQIDRDGIVATRLCTHKDDVELTNDNKLQQLPGSARVFEALDSDPALVRTIDAHSPVSRLLHLKVGAQVMLTKNLDVTRGLVNGARGVVVAFEPGKHGLPRVRFLSAVTEVLKLERWAFKSGGGAHLSRQQLPLKLAWAISIHKSQGHG; encoded by the exons ATGTGTGGAGGGGAGGACGGCGGGGCACAGCTGCAGTGTTGTGTGACAACCGAGCACCTGAACGCCTCAGGACAAGCCACCCGGAGGCAGGTCATCCGCAAAGCTTCTGTTCTTCTGGGACGCAATGAGTTCCAAGAGCTCATCCTCCGCGTCCACGATGGGAAGGTCCCGCAAAATTATTCTCTGAAGAAATTCAAACTGTTCACCAGGTTTGCCCGTGATGGGAAGTGCACTGTCAAGCTGCTCCCTGAAAATATCCAGGTACTCCTCTCCAACTGCCCCCCTGACCAGCTCAGCCTCTTCCTGAGGACTCTGAGCATCAAACACCAGGCGGGCCTGTCGGGCAAAACTCTGAGCACACGAGAGAAACTCAAAGCGGGTCTACCTCGCAGCTTTGAGGCCATCAGCCCCCTTCAGCAAAAAGACATCCAGAAGGTTAATGAGCTTCGAAGTAATGTGGTACCCAAAGGGCTTTCGGACCACACTAACAGGCCCGCAGGTGCAGGACAGCAGGTCAAAAGGTCAAGAAGTGACTGTATCTTCAGCCCT GTGAAAGCCAACCCGAGCAAGAAACCAGCCCTGTCTCTGCCAACTCGTAAGCTGAGCAAAGGACAGGCTGCCGTCCTTAACGCTGTGCTGAGTGGAAAGAACGTCTTCTTCACAGGCAGTGCAG GGACAGGGAAGTCCTTCTTACTGAAGCGAATACTAGGGTCACTTCCTCCAAAGAGCACCTTCGCTACCGCCAGCACTGGAGTGGCTGCATGTCATATTGGAGGAACAACGCTGCATAACTTCGCAG GAATTGGCTCAGGCTCGGCCCCACTGGAGCAGTGTATTGAGCTGGCCCAGAGGCCCGGGGTGCTGCAGCACTGGACCGGCTGTCGACACCTCGTCATCGACGAGATCTCCATGGTGGACGCCGCTTTCTTCGACAAGCTCGAGTCTGTGGCCAG GTCGGTGAGGAGGTccactgagcctttcgggggtATCCAGCTGATTATTTGCGGCGATTTCCTTCAGCTACCGCCTGTTTCAAAGGGAAAGGAAAAGGCCAGGTTTTGTTTCCAG GCTAGATGTTGGCGTAAAGTCATTCAGGTCAACTTGGAGCTAACAGAGGTGCGACGGCAAACCGATCAGACCTTCATCTCCCTCCTCCAGGCTGTGAGGGTGGGAAG GGCGACAGAAGAGGTTACAAATCAATTGATTGCAAGCGCCTACCGTCAGATCGACAGGGACGGTATCGTAGCAACCAGACTGTGCACACACAAGGATGATGTGGAGCTCACCAACGATAACAAGCTACAGCAACTGCCAG GGTCGGCGCGGGTATTTGAGGCTCTGGACAGCGACCCGGCCTTGGTGAGGACTATAGACGCCCACAGCCCGGTCAGCAGACTACTTCATCTTAAAGTGGGAGCtcag GTCATGTTGACAAAGAACCTAGATGTCACTCGAGGTCTAGTGAACGGAGCCCGAGGGGTTGTGGTGGCGTTTGAGCCTGGAAAACACG gTCTCCCACGCGTGCGCTTCCTGTCCGCCGTCACGGAAGTGTTGAAGCTTGAACGCTGGGCGTTTAAATCGGGGGGCGGGGCCCACCTGAGTCGACAGCAGCTGCCACTAAAACTGGCCTGGGCCATTTCTATCCACAAGAGTCAG GGTcatggatga
- the pif1 gene encoding ATP-dependent DNA helicase PIF1 isoform X1 codes for MCGGEDGGAQLQCCVTTEHLNASGQATRRQVIRKASVLLGRNEFQELILRVHDGKVPQNYSLKKFKLFTRFARDGKCTVKLLPENIQVLLSNCPPDQLSLFLRTLSIKHQAGLSGKTLSTREKLKAGLPRSFEAISPLQQKDIQKVNELRSNVVPKGLSDHTNRPAGAGQQVKRSRSDCIFSPVKANPSKKPALSLPTRKLSKGQAAVLNAVLSGKNVFFTGSAGTGKSFLLKRILGSLPPKSTFATASTGVAACHIGGTTLHNFAGIGSGSAPLEQCIELAQRPGVLQHWTGCRHLVIDEISMVDAAFFDKLESVARSVRRSTEPFGGIQLIICGDFLQLPPVSKGKEKARFCFQARCWRKVIQVNLELTEVRRQTDQTFISLLQAVRVGRATEEVTNQLIASAYRQIDRDGIVATRLCTHKDDVELTNDNKLQQLPGSARVFEALDSDPALVRTIDAHSPVSRLLHLKVGAQVMLTKNLDVTRGLVNGARGVVVAFEPGKHGLPRVRFLSAVTEVLKLERWAFKSGGGAHLSRQQLPLKLAWAISIHKSQGMTLDCVEISLARVFESGQAYVALSRARSLEGLRVMDFDPRVVRADPDALVFYKNLRKERLLVQTVMDDYGDISNKENFW; via the exons ATGTGTGGAGGGGAGGACGGCGGGGCACAGCTGCAGTGTTGTGTGACAACCGAGCACCTGAACGCCTCAGGACAAGCCACCCGGAGGCAGGTCATCCGCAAAGCTTCTGTTCTTCTGGGACGCAATGAGTTCCAAGAGCTCATCCTCCGCGTCCACGATGGGAAGGTCCCGCAAAATTATTCTCTGAAGAAATTCAAACTGTTCACCAGGTTTGCCCGTGATGGGAAGTGCACTGTCAAGCTGCTCCCTGAAAATATCCAGGTACTCCTCTCCAACTGCCCCCCTGACCAGCTCAGCCTCTTCCTGAGGACTCTGAGCATCAAACACCAGGCGGGCCTGTCGGGCAAAACTCTGAGCACACGAGAGAAACTCAAAGCGGGTCTACCTCGCAGCTTTGAGGCCATCAGCCCCCTTCAGCAAAAAGACATCCAGAAGGTTAATGAGCTTCGAAGTAATGTGGTACCCAAAGGGCTTTCGGACCACACTAACAGGCCCGCAGGTGCAGGACAGCAGGTCAAAAGGTCAAGAAGTGACTGTATCTTCAGCCCT GTGAAAGCCAACCCGAGCAAGAAACCAGCCCTGTCTCTGCCAACTCGTAAGCTGAGCAAAGGACAGGCTGCCGTCCTTAACGCTGTGCTGAGTGGAAAGAACGTCTTCTTCACAGGCAGTGCAG GGACAGGGAAGTCCTTCTTACTGAAGCGAATACTAGGGTCACTTCCTCCAAAGAGCACCTTCGCTACCGCCAGCACTGGAGTGGCTGCATGTCATATTGGAGGAACAACGCTGCATAACTTCGCAG GAATTGGCTCAGGCTCGGCCCCACTGGAGCAGTGTATTGAGCTGGCCCAGAGGCCCGGGGTGCTGCAGCACTGGACCGGCTGTCGACACCTCGTCATCGACGAGATCTCCATGGTGGACGCCGCTTTCTTCGACAAGCTCGAGTCTGTGGCCAG GTCGGTGAGGAGGTccactgagcctttcgggggtATCCAGCTGATTATTTGCGGCGATTTCCTTCAGCTACCGCCTGTTTCAAAGGGAAAGGAAAAGGCCAGGTTTTGTTTCCAG GCTAGATGTTGGCGTAAAGTCATTCAGGTCAACTTGGAGCTAACAGAGGTGCGACGGCAAACCGATCAGACCTTCATCTCCCTCCTCCAGGCTGTGAGGGTGGGAAG GGCGACAGAAGAGGTTACAAATCAATTGATTGCAAGCGCCTACCGTCAGATCGACAGGGACGGTATCGTAGCAACCAGACTGTGCACACACAAGGATGATGTGGAGCTCACCAACGATAACAAGCTACAGCAACTGCCAG GGTCGGCGCGGGTATTTGAGGCTCTGGACAGCGACCCGGCCTTGGTGAGGACTATAGACGCCCACAGCCCGGTCAGCAGACTACTTCATCTTAAAGTGGGAGCtcag GTCATGTTGACAAAGAACCTAGATGTCACTCGAGGTCTAGTGAACGGAGCCCGAGGGGTTGTGGTGGCGTTTGAGCCTGGAAAACACG gTCTCCCACGCGTGCGCTTCCTGTCCGCCGTCACGGAAGTGTTGAAGCTTGAACGCTGGGCGTTTAAATCGGGGGGCGGGGCCCACCTGAGTCGACAGCAGCTGCCACTAAAACTGGCCTGGGCCATTTCTATCCACAAGAGTCAG GGAATGACACTAGACTGTGTGGAAATCTCTCTGGCGCGGGTGTTTGAGAGTGGCCAGGCTTACGTGGCCTTGTCTCGGGCTCGGAGTTTGGAGGGTCTCAGGGTTATGGACTTTGATCCCCGTGTGGTCCGAGCAGACCCAGATGCTCTTGTCTTCTACAAGAATCTGAGGAAAGAGAGGCTGCTGGTGCAG ACTGTCATGGATGACTATGGTGACATAAGCAACAAAGAAAACTTCTGGTGA